aatttaaaaattagataAATGAAAGCAtgctaaattgaaaaattaagaaTGTTTAtgcattgtttaattatttagaaaatataaaaataaccaaaatataatctatacctacttataataaaacagtaacaggtcaaattctgtacattgaagttattttgaaaaaaaaaatagatactgAAGccgaaaatatatatatttttttgtctatctgttttTGTTCATTACACTGAAACCACGAATGAATTGAAATGCAACTTAGCATGATTTGAGGCCATAATACGTAGAATTGCTTTAGTCGCGGAAATTAAATCAgaagttcttaattttttaagttacccaaaaaatactaaaaatatcatacaagatTTTTCAATATTCTACTCATTAAgtgataaatatattattcttaatatattattcttaatataaaaatacttttgtatCTTAGGGTCTATTGAAATAAGTAGAacattcaaaattcatataCACGAATATTTTGTCTGCAATCGCGCTTTGCCAAATAACACAAATTATtcgcgtgatttttttttattaaaccgCAGGAACTATTTTCTGTGATAAAACGGATCCCACGTTAAGCTCTAAGCTCTCATTTTTCACTGTACCAAAATTGATCTAAATTGGTTGAGCGTTTAAGCCGTGAAAACGTAATAGGCAGACATAGAGACCTAGTTgcatttaaaatacctattagtcgtcatcaacccatattcggctcactgctgagctcgagtctcctctcagaatgagaggggttaggccaatagtccaccacgctggcccaatgcggattggcagacttcacacacgcagagaattaagaaaattctctggtaagcaggtttcctcacgatgttttccgtcaccgtttgagacacgtgatatttaatttacctattagtatggatgaatatcaaaaaaattatttaaaaattctttttcagGCTTTATTACAAGCGCTTTATTGAATTACTTCTCATTCCGCCAACTGGGATTAATTGGTGCGTCAATTTTCAATGTTGGTATGTTCGGTACAGTGTTTACGCAATCCAAACttcactttttcttttttcaaggACTACTTCAGGTAATTCTAAcactatatattaatttttaattaaataatatataaaaaaatataaaacaagctTATATTCAAATGCtctgaatttaaatattaattttaactagtcttcatatttttataatgcttACAATGTGTAGGTAATTTTAACTAATCTATTAACGAAAATTATTCTATAACAAAATCTTGGAAAGTTCCGTACAATATGTAAATGTATCTactcaatatacatataatttgtgTCATgacgataaatataaataaaaaaacgtaaCGTGACGTAAACGTGtaaatatcacaaaaataatattcattttgtaaagtttattagcaaataattattataatcatcataattatttgtgtgtatcaatttttttttctttccttcctttgatgatttttatttgttacagaGTATAGGACATGgaattgtaattaatataacatttactgtgacaaataactattttgtaaaaaaaagattgtttGCTGTTAGCTTGACGCAAACTATATCAGGTcagttttgtataaattacatttatatattttagaagtACTAACCCTGAGTTCTATTTTAATAACGGTAACCTTCTCATAAGCAAAAGCCTAAActagtttaattttaacatatttttagttctttagatatactattaaaaattatgtacttaAGCTTTAATTTGATAGATATAACAATATTACAACattctacattattttattttatacattctacaatattttattacaatcgtGTAAATCTTTAAGTACTGCTTAAATGGTAcaatggtaaagaaaattatcgTCATCAGCATCAAAATTTTCTTATGGCCTCACACAATCGATCAACGATTATCTTGTTATTACCTAATATCGGGATATAAAATTAAACCATGCCTAATTCtgatatactaatatttaataagGTAATGTTTGTGGAGTTATAGGGGTACTCTGTAGAcatactgaacggattttgaaaattttttcaccaatataaagccacgttgtgtatatatatattttattcctatattCCTACAGAAACAGGAGCCACGCGGATGGAACACGTCTGCTACTCGTAGTAATCTCTATGTGTGCCCTATATCATCTAGTTCTATTCAGTCGTTCTACAGATATAAAtggtgtaactaacacgacttttttatgttatatgACTGTATACTGttctctgcgctcgaaattgtagacgtacatatatacctaggacacacagtccagtttgGTAGGTCTAATTTGGAGAAAGAGGTgtatcgccgaatccagctcggctgggcagcgtttgggaaactccgcgacatcttttcgtccgaaattcctcagtgcctgaagacgaaagtcttcgtgtgtgaacagtgcgtgttgccagtgatgacctacggatccgagacttggtagctaactatgggctttataagaaggctcaaagtcattcagcgggcgatggagcgagctatgcttggggtttctctgcgtgatcgaatcagaaatgaggagatccgcagccGAACTAAAGTTAtatataatgcatatttttaattaagaaaaattataaaaatataatttcagcTGCGTTTGGATTAGTAACACCACGTTTGGTGAAGTGGGCGATAGAAGTATATGGCTTCCGAGGCTGCGTCATGCTCATAACTGGCGTATCGATGCATAATATGTTTGCAATGATGTTAATGCAACCGGTGGAGTGGCATATGAAAAAAGTTGAAATACTCGATGACAATGAAAAAGGTTTGTATACATTTCAAttattaaagacaaaatgttCGATTTTAATGTATTTCTCATAATGCCAAATTTATTGGATATTAAAACAGATTATGTAAATGTtattgtacctaattaaaatagcAACACTGATGTTTAAAAAGAATGATATAATCTATGTACAATTTCCTTTTTCTTCTTTAAAAATGGCCGATGTGTAAGTACGTGTGATTACAAGTGATTAACAATATAGTTACATTTAACAAGAattcttgtttaattttttataatcacGAGTATGAGAGCATGCTCTATAATTTCTCAAATTAGTTCCTTCATCCCCTTTCTACAACGCCATGAACTTTGGAATCCACGTCCTATTCTTACCTCGAGAGCACGAGATATTTTCAACTTTCTTGCTCTAAAAACTACCTAAATGGAATGTTTTTCGTTACGCGCAAGCGTTATGTATAGCACCATGGTAATTTATCCAATTGCACTAAAAcgagttatataaaatatataaaatagattttaagctgtcttagtacccatacccaaaacaaacaaaaaaaaaatttcgtttCGTTTGCTTTAGAAACAGCTTCTTGTTTGACACAATATTTAAACTCGTTAATTACATGACTAATTCATACGTGATTGAATGTCCATTCGTTTTTCGTTTAACTTCTGTTAATTTTCTGCCCTGTTATTATTAGATTCATCAAAATATGACAATTTCAGAAACCAAATCACTCCTGGAAGaggataaaaaaattacaactaatAAGGAAAATCTGACCGCCTCGATGAATTCATATAATAAATCTGAACACGCTGCAATAGAGGCCATAGAGGAGTCTGCGGAAGTGCCAGCGGAATCTAACATACTAAAGCAAGTCAAATCATTCCCATTATTATCTTGAAAATCCAGTATAAAGTCCTCCTGTGCTCTATAGGATAGTGATgatcaaaatcaatttatattGGCTCTGATTAGAAAAGAAGCCATTCTTATAGCAACATGCAATTGTAGATTGATGCAGATACATATTAAAAACGAGCCAAAAAAGAAGTCTTGCGTTTTCGAGCATTTGCGCGAAATTCTCGAGCATTTGCGTAAATTCGCGCGCCTTCTCACCCAATGAGGCGAATATGCTGCTTCCTTTACGTTCCAGTTTACGACAATGTAAATTGAGCCTATTGATTGTATGAGATTgtattagatgttaatgataataacaatGAGCAACGGCTTATCCTGCTTTTTGAAACAGACTATCTTAAAACCACCGACTTTCCAACTCTTGGCTGCAATAGATTTTTAGGAATACGGAAAGCTCAATGATTATTACCTACGTTTTATACCATATAagcgtatatatatatataaaatgttctTGATATTCTTGTAATAAATTACTTTGCAGCTTAAAAAATTTCTTAGACGTATAAATTGTagcaagaataaaaaaattagtgaATAGCAAAATGTTATTGTTCACAATCAAAATTAATGACCAATTCTAATGAcgcaattttcagaaaaatagcACGCCAAATCATAGATGTATCGCTGatcaaaacattttatttatcaaatgcTTGTGTTGGAACATCTCTATGTCTCTTCTCTGAGATGACTTTTATTCTTATGGTCCCCCAAGCATTGTACTTTATGGGATGGGATGAAGTAAGTGCTGCAAAGTATCTTCACTACTAGATATCATCACCTTAATAATTCATATAATAACACTAACCCAATGGAAGGTctcacttttataaaaaaaatattcattataatcttaatataatacaattcatttaaataatttgtttctgttttcttttattgttcattatttacaatattttatattatatttacctttgttataaaaacatatatttatttatctttattaatcCGTGGGGGAGAACTGGTCATCTAAATAttgctttatatattttaattaataattgaaattgcttaagcatattaataataattaaaatactttgataacgaaataattataaaaattctagaTTTGCATGGAATAATTTTTGCATGCAAATGCATTTTATTAGATATCTTATATCAGTTGCGTAATATGTAGAATAATCAGATAGATTAAATAAAGtcacttttttaataaattctttcagAACGCAGTGGCCTGGGCGTTGTCACTGAATGCTTTGGGAGATTTAGTGACGAGAACTAGTTTAATATTAATGAGCAGTGTACTGGCTAAACTCGGGAGCCGTgagatttatatttttggacTGTTCTTCGCATTTGGGACCAGACTTGGTTAGTATATTTCAGAAATGTACCTATTATGGAGTGTAGACAgtaaaaatacgtaaatagacatTTTCAAATGTTTATTACTAGACGGCTGCAATTTTGTCCGCGAGTAATGCGATATAGAAGCTTAATAAAAATgctttactttttaaccgacttccttTGGGGCATCAACTGCcccaaaattataatttctataaataaattaaatattatgggaataattataataaaaaattaacattttatttgtttttaagggATGCTGTGGTCTGACAACAGAATAGCAATTATAGCATTCATGACATTAATGGGATTTTCACGTTGTACTATCATGGTGCTCACTCCAGTCGTAGTGGCGGACTCTGTCCCCCTTGGGAAATTCTCGTCTGGCATGGGAATGGTGTTTTTGATGTTTGGCATTTTCAATCTCACTATTGGTCCAGTTGTTGGTATGTTAATTCTCTGTATCACAGTTCTGTAAAATTGGTTCTCAAAAAGTTGTGTAGTCTGTGATAAAAAATGGTTAGATAAGACGGACGGAATCCAATTCTGCAAGACTCTTCTACTTATAGCAGTCTGCTACTTAAAGAGTCTTGCAGAATTGGGTCAAACTCTGTACCTCTGAAAATTTACTCCAAACATAAGACGTTGGGGTTTAGTTTACAGATGATAACGATTAAAGTCCACTGACttaaatttacattattcaTGTTTTGACTACAGAAGGCACTTCTTGATTTGTAAAGTGATTTTAACGTtaagtttatataaattattattaacttaaaacGCTTAATTTCTTTGTCTTAACGTCTTCATCACAGTATCCATTTAATGTCAAGAAACTGGATTGATTCGACTATTTTATGGTGACGAAGCCTATCCTCGTAGCCTATATTCCTTATCATATTGCTAAGGAGTACCCATTAATTTGTGTTTTTACGTTTAAGGTGCAGTACGAGACTTGACCGACAGCTACGCAACTGCGTTTTACATTTTAACCTCGTTCTTTGGAATCGTGTTAATGTTCTGGTCAATTGAACTATTCTACAAAAAAACTAAGCACAAGAGACGAGCAAAGAAGGACAGTATCTTGCCAAAGCCATGACAAAATTCATCTAAAAGAATGTTCTTCAAGACAGTAGTAAAATTGAATAAcgcctaatattattattatctttgttTATTCCTGCTGGTTGATTGTATgaatcacaaaaataatcccGTGTGTGTGTCCGTGTGACAGCCCGCGCACACACGTACAATTTTGCATGAAGCGCTGCGGATTCGTGGATCGTTTTGCttcaagtcgagccgtcatatATATACATTGcaatcaacacacgatcagttttatcggatcgttagcgctgcaagcataTGGGCTTAACGGatgggtggctagcattatgAGTGTATTTCCAATAAATGATgtcaatattatttgttaatatctaaaaataagtaatatttaggtaacttttatttttagaaaaaaataaatc
This DNA window, taken from Bicyclus anynana chromosome 1, ilBicAnyn1.1, whole genome shotgun sequence, encodes the following:
- the LOC112044217 gene encoding monocarboxylate transporter 2-like; translated protein: MECKLKMVLKYYIVKLLQISITAFVPCFGVIYKELFIQLKMDSTNITLFNGITCFGIAISGFITSALLNYFSFRQLGLIGASIFNVGMFGTVFTQSKLHFFFFQGLLQSIGHGIVINITFTVTNNYFVKKRLFAVSLTQTISAAFGLVTPRLVKWAIEVYGFRGCVMLITGVSMHNMFAMMLMQPVEWHMKKVEILDDNEKETKSLLEEDKKITTNKENLTASMNSYNKSEHAAIEAIEESAEVPAESNILKQVKSFPLLS
- the LOC128198320 gene encoding uncharacterized protein LOC128198320 — its product is MTNSNDAIFRKIARQIIDVSLIKTFYLSNACVGTSLCLFSEMTFILMVPQALYFMGWDENAVAWALSLNALGDLVTRTSLILMSSVLAKLGSREIYIFGLFFAFGTRLGMLWSDNRIAIIAFMTLMGFSRCTIMVLTPVVVADSVPLGKFSSGMGMVFLMFGIFNLTIGPVVGAVRDLTDSYATAFYILTSFFGIVLMFWSIELFYKKTKHKRRAKKDSILPKP